GCGAACACGACCGCTACCAACTGGGCATTTATGCCGAACACCTGTTTCGTTTCTTCGGGCGGCTGGACGTTACACCCGGTGTGTACGTCAATGGCTATTCCGACTGGGGCTGGAATGCCTTTCCGGGGCTGGATGCGGGCCTGCTCCTGACTCCCCACCTGCGGCTCTACGCCAATGCCGGAACGGCCTACCGCATTCCGACCTACACCGACCTGTATTACGTGGATCGCACCAGCGGCAGCAACCCGAATCTGCTTCCTGAAAAAGCCTTTAGCTACGAAGGGGGCCTCCGGTACCTGAACAGTACGCTGGGCTTAACGGCCGAAGCGAATGTTTTCCGGCGCAACGCGACCGACTTTATCGAACGCGTTCAACTGAAGCCTGCCCGCTACCAGGAAAATCCCGACCTGTTTGACCCGAACGATACGCTGTTTGTCCCGGTCAACTTCCTGGGCGTCAGCACGCAGGGCCTTGAACTCTCGGCCTCGCTCGACGGAAAAGCGCTGAATCTGCCGGTACTGGACCGGTTTTCGGTGAGTTACAACTACCTTCAGTCAGACCTGAGCAAGCAGATCGACACCAGCCTGTACGTATCGCGCTACGTGCTGGACCAGTTGCGGCACCAGTTTATCTTTAAGCTGGACCACCAGATTTACCGTAACCTGACGCACCATTTCCGCGCCCGTTGGGTAGAGCGTGTGAACCGTCCTGCCTATTGGGTGCTCGACTCGCGCGTGATGTGGACGCACCGCCAGGTGCGGCTGTTTGCCGAAATGACGAACCTGACCGATACCCACTATGTGGAGTCGGGCTGGGTGCAAATGCCCGGCCGCTGGCTGCGTTTGGGCCTGAACTGGAAGATCAACCTGGAGCGCGAGTAATCTGCTTCGACCCTCTAGCTGCAAAGGGCGCTGCTCGGGAAATCTCCCTCAGCGCCCTTTGTGCATTTTACAGATCTGCCCTCCGCACCTTATCTTTCAGGAAAACTTGCTCTCATGCCCCTCGCCCCTCCGACGTACGAGGTATGTCCCAACTGCGCGACGCCCCTGCCCGACCGGCCCAACTACTGCCCTACCTGCGGCCAGCAAAACCGCGAACTCCGTGTTTCGTTTCGCGACCTGATCGGCGAATACCTGGGTAGTGCCTTCAACGTAGACGCCAAAGCCGCCCGCACGTTTCGCGACCTGCTGGGACGGCCCGGTCATATGATCCGCGCGTTCAACGAAGGCAAGCGCGTGCGGTACGTGCCGCCCGTCCGGTTGTACCTCTTTGTCAGTGCGTTGTTTTTCCTGCTGACGGCATTGCTGAGCACCGACGACCGTCCCCGCCGGACGCCCATCCGGTTTCAGAGCGATGGCGACTCGATCGGCATCACCACGATGCAGGACCTGGACTCCGTCGAATTGCCCCTGCGCGGGAACGATGCCGTTTTTCTACAGTCCGAACTGGCCCAGATCGCCGGGTATTCCAATGAACAGCTCGACTCGCTCCTGAGCGCCAAGTCGGCGGAACCCACGTTTCTGAATCGGCTGATGGTGCGCCGGGCCGTACGCCTGCTGCATGCCGAACAGCACTCGTTTGTGGACCAGTTTTTTCAGATCATCTCCGTCGCCATGTTTTTCCTGATGCCCATTTTTGCGTTCTGGCTCTGGCTGCTGTACCGGCGTTCGTCACGCTACTACTTCGAGCACCTGATTTTTGCCATCTATTTCCACTCCCTCGTCTTTCTACTGATGATTGTGCAGGCGGGTGTTGAACTGATTCCGGCCATCGGCGAGTTGATCAATGCGCTGATCGGCCTTCTCATTCTGGTCTATCTGCTGCTGGCTCTCAAACAGGCGTACCAGCAAGGGTGGGGCCGCACAGTGGCGAAGTTTTTCCTGTTGCTGATGGTGTATGGCCTGACTCTGCTTGTCTCCTTCGCCGTGTCGGGCTTCATGAGTCTGTTGATTTTCTAGAAAATGACGAACGTCATGGTTTAGCGTAAGCGAGACCATCGCATTTCTCCCCGCGATTTTACTATTTTGGCCTCGTCATCCATCCTCCGCTTCCTCACCCCATGAAAAAGATCCTGGTCCCTACCGACTTTACCGATGTAGCACACCACGCCCTCCACCTGGCCGCGCAGCTTGCACAACAAACCGGCGCGGAAGTAGAGCTTCTGCACGTTTTGGAAACCACCAGCACGGCCCCCTACGATCTCCCCGAAAAAGTAGTGGGGGCCACGGGCAATACCTTCCTCGATTACCTGGAAGCTTCCGCCCGCGAACAACTGGAGAAAACCGCCCGAGCGTATGCAGATGTCCCGATTCGGTACCTGGTACGGCAGGGAAGTCCGTTCCGGGCCATCGACCAGCGGGCGTCGGAACAACGGGTCGACCTGATTGTGATGGGATCGAAGGGCAGTAGCGGCCTCGACGAACTGCTGATCGGCTCCAACGCAGAGCGCGTGGTTCGGTTTGCGCCCTGCCCCGTGCTGGTCGTGAAAGGCAACCTGAGCCTGGCCGCCATCAAAAAAGTGGTTTACGTCACCGACTTCGCTCCCGAACAGGCCGAAGCCGTCTCCCATTTCCTGAAGTTTATGAGCCTGCTGGAGGCCGAAGTGCACCTGCTGTACATCAACACGCCTACCGACTGGATCACCAGCCGCGCGGCCCTCAAGAAGATGGAGGCCTTCAGGGCTCAGCATAACCTGAACGCCCAGTTTACACTTTACAGCGATGCTACCGAAGAAGAGGGCATTCACCACTTTGTTTCCGACATCGGGGCGCAGCTTGTCGCCATGCCCACCTACGGCCGTACGGGCATCACGCGCCTGATTGCCGGCGGCAGCATCACCGAAAACGTACTGAACCACACGCGCGTAGCGCTCTGGACCTACCGGCTGCGCGAATAGCGCAGCCCCTCAACACAGCCTTTCAGCGTTTCTCTCTTCTTCGCGGGCCATTCCGGGCGGAAGTGTGCCGTCAGTTGCACCTTCCTGCAAAATGGTGTATTTAGCGAGCATGAAACAACGTTGCCTTTTTGCGTGCTTCAGCCTACTTTTTTCGTTCTACGCATTCGCTCAAACTCCACCCACCCTCGACTACTACCTCCCCGCTGCCACCCGCTACCGCCCCGCCATTCCGACGCCGGAACAAGTTTTGGGGTTCCAGATCGGGACCTGGCATCTGTCGCACGACCAGCAGGTGTGGTACCTGCGCACGCTGGCCGCCGCCGCTCCCGACCGCATCAAGATCGAGGAATACGGCCGCACGTACGAAGACCGGCCGTTGCAGGTACTGATCATCACCCATCCGGACAACCACCAGCGGCTCGAAGAAATCCGCCGCCAGCACGTGGCGCTGAACGATCCGGCCCAGGCCGCTTCCTTCAATACCGCCCAGATGCCGACGGTACTCTACAACGGGTACAGCATCCACGGCAACGAGCCGAGCGGTGCCAATGCCGCTACGCTGGTGGCCTATTACCTCGCCGCTGCCGAAGGCCCGGAAGTGGAGCAAATTCTGCGCAACACCGTGATTCTGCTCGACCCCAGCTTCAACCCGGACGGGCTGCAGCGCTTTTCGACCTGGGTCAACGCGCACAAAAGCATCACGGAAGTAGCCGATCCCAACGCGCGGGAGTTCAACGAGCCGTTTCCGCGTGGCCGCACCAACCATTACTGGTTTGACCTGAACCGCGACTGGCTTCCCGCCCAACACCCCGAATCGCAAGGACGGGTGCGGCTGTTTCAGCGGTGGCAACCGAATGTGCTGACCGACCACCACGAAATGGGCACCAACAGTACGTTCTTTTTTCAGCCGGGCGTTTCGACCCGGGTCAATCCGCTGACGCCGCTGCAAAACCAGGAACTCACGAGCAAAATCGGGCAGTTCCACGCGGCCGCCCTCGACAGCATCGGCTCGCTGTACTTCACCAAGGAGGGGTACGACGACTTCTACTACGGCAAGGGATCAACTTACCCCGACGTGCAGGGCAGCATCGGCATTTTGTTCGAACAGGCTTCGTCGCGGGGACACGCGCAGGAGAGCGACCACGGCGTGCTGCGTTTTCCGTTCACCATTCGGAACCAGGTCACCACTGCCCTTTCTACCCTGCGCGCCCTACAAGCCCTGCGCCCGGAACTTCTCGATTACCAACGCAGCTTTTTTCAGGAAAGCGCCCCCACCACCCGAGGGCGGACTACCGCGCCGCAAGGCTATGTGTTCAGCCGCACGCGCGATCTGGCACGCGCCTATCACTTCATCGAAATGCTGCGCCGCCACCAGATCGACGTCTACCGGGCGGGCCAGTCGGTCACGATCAACGGCCAGTCGGTGTCCGCCAACGAAGCCTACGTGGTGCCGCTGGCACAACGGCAACGCCGCCTGATCGAGGCGATTTTCCGCACACAGACGGAGTTTACCGACAGCTTATTTTATGACATCTCGTCGTGGACCTTTCCGCTGGCGTTCAACCTGCCCTACCAGGCGGGTTTGCCGCGCCTCGGCGAGCGGATTGACAGCCTGCCTTTCCCGGTCGGGCGCGTGCGCGGCCGTACCGACGGGGCAGTCGGCTGGGCGTTTGCGTGGGACGGGTATTACGCTCCCCGCGCGCTATATCGCCTGCAAAAGGCCGGCGTGCGGACGCTGGTAGCACAGAAACCGTTTTCCCAACAAATCGGGAACGAGACCATCGACTTTTCGTACGGCACCATCCTGGTGCCCACGTTCAATCAAGAAGTTCCTGCCGATTCCATTGCGGCCCTGATGGAACAGCTGACGACCGACGACGCGCTGGACGTCTACGCCCTTCCGACCGGTTTGGCGGCCAGCGGTGTCGACCTGGGCAGCCGTTCGCTCGCGCCGGTCCCCCAACCGAAAATCGGGATGTTCATCGGCAGCGGCATCAGTTCGTATGATGCCGGGGAAATCTGGCACCTGCTCGACCAACGCTATCAGATGCCGCTGACGCTGCTCGACCTCGACGATTGGCGCGGCAGCAACATCGACCGTTATACGGTGTTGATCATGCCCGACGGCAATTATCGCCTCAACGACGGTTTCAAAGAAACGCTGGAACGCTGGGTTCGCGCTGGAGGGACGCTGGTGGCGTTGCAGGGCGCTTTGCGGTGGGTGCAAAGCGTAGGACTGGGCGACTTCAGCTTCAAAACTCCGCCGAAAGATACCAGCTATACCCGCTACGTGGACCTGCCCGACCGGCGCGGTGCGCAGGAGATCAGCGGGGCCATTTTCCAGGTCGACGTCGACGTGACCCACCCCCTGGCCTTCGGGTATCGGAACGACCGGCTCGCGGTGTTCAAGCAAGGCGAGTTGTTTCTCAACTCCAGCGCCAATGCGACGCACCTGCCGCTGCGGTATACCGCACAGCCTTTGCTGAGCGGCTACGTAACCGCTCCTAACCTGAACGAGTTGCGCAACACACCGGCCGTGGTCGTTTCGCCACAGGGTCGGGGCCGCGTCATCGCGTTTGCCGACAATCCCAATTTCCGGGCGTTCTGGTACGGTACCAACAAGTTGTTTGCGAACGCGCTCTTTTTCGGAGCCACCCTTCGCAGTTATTAATGCCTTCATCTCCCCACCCCATGCTGCATCGTTTTATGCTCGCGTCCTGCCTTTTGCTGGGCGCCTGCGCTTCGCACGAACAAGCCAGAACCACAACGGGTGCCCCCGCGGCCCTGGTCGATCCAGACGCCACGCCCGAAACCGTGGCGTTGTTCCAGCACCTGAAAGCGCTTTCGCAGGAACACATCCTGTTCGGCCACCAACATGCGACGGAATACGGGCACGGATGGTACGGTGAGGCCGACCGCTCCGACGTCAAGTCGGTCGTAGGGTCGCACCCGGCCGTAATCGGCGTGGACTTCAGCGGCTTATCGGGACGCACCCCGGAGGAAATCGCCCGGAACAAGGCTTTGCTTCAGCAACAGATCGTGGATACCTACAACCGAGGCGGCGTGGTGACGGTGGCGTGGCACTTCAACAACCCGATCGTCGAAGAAACGGGGTTTTACTGGAACGACTCGCTTTCGGTACGGACCGTGGAGCGGCTGATTCCCGGTGGCGACTACCACGAAGCCTACAAGGCGATTTTGCAGACGGTCGGCGCATTGGCCCACGACGTAACCGGTCAAGACGGCACCCTGGCGCCGATGATTTTTCGCCCGTACCACGAATTCGACGGCGGGTGGTTCTGGTGGGGCGCGCCGCACACCTCACGCGAAGACTTTGTTTCGCTGTGGCAGTTTACCGTGTCGTATTTGCGCGATAGCCTGGACGTCCACAACTTCCTATACGCCTTCTCGCCCGACGTGCAGTTCAATTCCGAAGCCGACTACCTGGATCGCTACCCCGGCGACGCGTGGGTCGATCTGGTCGGGATGGACGATTACCATGATTTTGGCCGCGACGGCCATTACGATCTGGAAGCCGGCGCACAGCGCCTCAAAATTGTTTCCGACTACGCAAAACGGGCGGGTAAACTGGCAGCCTTCACCGAGACCGGGCTGGAGTCCATTCCCGACAGTACCTGGTGGACCAACCGCCTTCTGAAAACGCTACGGACCGATTCGCTGGCGTTGTGTTACGTGCTGGTCTGGCGGAACGACGTACGCAGCCCCACGCACTACTACGCGCCGTTTCCGGGGCACCCGAGCGTCCCCGACTTCCAGCGCTTTTACCAAGATCCGTACACGTGGTTCGAAACCGACCTGCCCGACCTGTATCACGTGTCCGCTCCCTAACGCCGGACGGCCTCGGTACGCAGAAACAGCATTGCCTGTTCGCAAAGTGAAACGAGGGTAGCGCAGGTTGTGGTGATTTCGTCAAGCGTCATGTGTGAGAGGCCGCGCAGCTCCACGTCCGCAATCATGCGGTGGGCGCGTTTCATGCCAAAAAATCCGACGCTGCTTTTCAGGCTGTGGAGCGACCGGTCGAGTTTTTTCCAATCGCGGTTGTCCAGATCGGTCTGAATGGCGTCCAGGTATTGGGGCACGTCCGCCAAAAATACCTGCATCAGGTCCTGGAGAAAATCCTCGTCGCCGTCGGCGTACTCGCGCAACGCATTCAGGTCTACTTCGTCGGCAATGTCCTCGCGCAATACAGGTTCGGGCACGGGCGAATCTGCCCCGGCAGTGGCCGGTGCAGGCGGCGCAACATACTCCTCTTCGTTCAACACACTCAACAGCTTGCTGTACAACACCTGCGGCTTGAAAGGCTTGGAAATGTAACCGTTCATGCCCTGCCGGATGTACTCGTTCTCTTCGTTCTTCAGGGCATGGGCCGTCATGGCCAGAATCGGGACGGAACGGTGTGCCGACGGCAGGGCTTTGATTTGCCGAGTCGCTTCGATCCCATCCATTTCCGGCATCTGGATGTCCATCAGAATCAGGTCGTACGTGCCCCGCTGTGCCAACTCGACCGCTTCGCTTCCGTTGTTCGCCACGTCGATTTCGCACCCCACTTCCGACAGAAATTTACACGCCAGAAGCTGGTTGTTCCGGTTGTCTTCTGCCAGCAGAATACGCTTTCCCTGCAACTGGTCCAGTGGCAACAGGTCGATCTGATCGGAAAAGTCGGTATTGACCTGCGACGCATCGCCGAGTTTGATGGGCAGCACCACCATGAAGGCGGAGCCTTGGCCGACTACGCTCTCGACCCAGACTTCGCCGCCCATCAGCTCGACCAGTTTTTTCACGATGGTGAGGCCCAGCCCCGTCCCACCAAACCGCCGCGTAACGTCGCCCTGCGCCTGCTCAAAGCTGTTGAAGATCGACCGCTGTTTCTCTTCGGGAATGCCGATGCCCGTGTCTTCTACACTGAACTGGATGTCGTAATGATCGTCGGCTT
This region of Catalinimonas alkaloidigena genomic DNA includes:
- a CDS encoding universal stress protein codes for the protein MKKILVPTDFTDVAHHALHLAAQLAQQTGAEVELLHVLETTSTAPYDLPEKVVGATGNTFLDYLEASAREQLEKTARAYADVPIRYLVRQGSPFRAIDQRASEQRVDLIVMGSKGSSGLDELLIGSNAERVVRFAPCPVLVVKGNLSLAAIKKVVYVTDFAPEQAEAVSHFLKFMSLLEAEVHLLYINTPTDWITSRAALKKMEAFRAQHNLNAQFTLYSDATEEEGIHHFVSDIGAQLVAMPTYGRTGITRLIAGGSITENVLNHTRVALWTYRLRE
- a CDS encoding DUF3667 domain-containing protein, which produces MPLAPPTYEVCPNCATPLPDRPNYCPTCGQQNRELRVSFRDLIGEYLGSAFNVDAKAARTFRDLLGRPGHMIRAFNEGKRVRYVPPVRLYLFVSALFFLLTALLSTDDRPRRTPIRFQSDGDSIGITTMQDLDSVELPLRGNDAVFLQSELAQIAGYSNEQLDSLLSAKSAEPTFLNRLMVRRAVRLLHAEQHSFVDQFFQIISVAMFFLMPIFAFWLWLLYRRSSRYYFEHLIFAIYFHSLVFLLMIVQAGVELIPAIGELINALIGLLILVYLLLALKQAYQQGWGRTVAKFFLLLMVYGLTLLVSFAVSGFMSLLIF
- a CDS encoding M14 family metallopeptidase produces the protein MKQRCLFACFSLLFSFYAFAQTPPTLDYYLPAATRYRPAIPTPEQVLGFQIGTWHLSHDQQVWYLRTLAAAAPDRIKIEEYGRTYEDRPLQVLIITHPDNHQRLEEIRRQHVALNDPAQAASFNTAQMPTVLYNGYSIHGNEPSGANAATLVAYYLAAAEGPEVEQILRNTVILLDPSFNPDGLQRFSTWVNAHKSITEVADPNAREFNEPFPRGRTNHYWFDLNRDWLPAQHPESQGRVRLFQRWQPNVLTDHHEMGTNSTFFFQPGVSTRVNPLTPLQNQELTSKIGQFHAAALDSIGSLYFTKEGYDDFYYGKGSTYPDVQGSIGILFEQASSRGHAQESDHGVLRFPFTIRNQVTTALSTLRALQALRPELLDYQRSFFQESAPTTRGRTTAPQGYVFSRTRDLARAYHFIEMLRRHQIDVYRAGQSVTINGQSVSANEAYVVPLAQRQRRLIEAIFRTQTEFTDSLFYDISSWTFPLAFNLPYQAGLPRLGERIDSLPFPVGRVRGRTDGAVGWAFAWDGYYAPRALYRLQKAGVRTLVAQKPFSQQIGNETIDFSYGTILVPTFNQEVPADSIAALMEQLTTDDALDVYALPTGLAASGVDLGSRSLAPVPQPKIGMFIGSGISSYDAGEIWHLLDQRYQMPLTLLDLDDWRGSNIDRYTVLIMPDGNYRLNDGFKETLERWVRAGGTLVALQGALRWVQSVGLGDFSFKTPPKDTSYTRYVDLPDRRGAQEISGAIFQVDVDVTHPLAFGYRNDRLAVFKQGELFLNSSANATHLPLRYTAQPLLSGYVTAPNLNELRNTPAVVVSPQGRGRVIAFADNPNFRAFWYGTNKLFANALFFGATLRSY
- a CDS encoding glycoside hydrolase family 26 protein, producing the protein MLHRFMLASCLLLGACASHEQARTTTGAPAALVDPDATPETVALFQHLKALSQEHILFGHQHATEYGHGWYGEADRSDVKSVVGSHPAVIGVDFSGLSGRTPEEIARNKALLQQQIVDTYNRGGVVTVAWHFNNPIVEETGFYWNDSLSVRTVERLIPGGDYHEAYKAILQTVGALAHDVTGQDGTLAPMIFRPYHEFDGGWFWWGAPHTSREDFVSLWQFTVSYLRDSLDVHNFLYAFSPDVQFNSEADYLDRYPGDAWVDLVGMDDYHDFGRDGHYDLEAGAQRLKIVSDYAKRAGKLAAFTETGLESIPDSTWWTNRLLKTLRTDSLALCYVLVWRNDVRSPTHYYAPFPGHPSVPDFQRFYQDPYTWFETDLPDLYHVSAP